In Phacochoerus africanus isolate WHEZ1 chromosome 2, ROS_Pafr_v1, whole genome shotgun sequence, one DNA window encodes the following:
- the LOC125120943 gene encoding olfactory receptor 1J4-like yields MRRENQSSVSEFLLLGLPIQPEQQGIFFALFLGMYLTTVLGNLLIILLIRLDSHLQTPMYFFLSHLALTDVSFSSVTLPKMLTNMQTQNISISYPGCISQVYFYLLFGCVDNLLLMVMAYDRYVAICHPLHYTTIMREGLCALLVAGSWIVSCASALLHTLLLAQVSFCADNIIPHFFCSLPNLLKLSCSDTSLNELVIFTVGAAVVVFPLSGILVSYGHIGVSILRVPSTKGICKALSTCGSHLSVVSLFYGTIMALYLSSSSGQSHDKDIIASLMYTVVTPMLNPFIYSLRNRDMALALRILFRNNNFFLQLRII; encoded by the coding sequence atgaggagggagaaccagagcagTGTATCTGAGTTCCTtctcctggggctccccatccagccagagcagcagggcatCTTCTTTGCCCTCTTCCTGGGAATGTACCTGACCACAGTGCTGGGGAAtctgctcatcatcctgctcatcaggctggacTCTCACCTCCAAactcccatgtacttcttcctcagccacttggCCCTCACGGAtgtctccttttcctctgtcACCCTCCCTAAGATGCTGACAAACATGCAGACCCAAAACATATCTATCTCCTATCCAGGGTGCATCTCACaggtgtatttttatttactttttggttgTGTTGACAATCTCCTCCTCATGGTAATGGCATATGACAGGtatgtggccatctgtcaccctCTCCACTACACCACCATCATGAGAGAGGGACTCTGTGCTCTGCTGGTGGCTGGCTCCTGGATTGTCTCCTGTGCCAGTGCCCTTCTTCACACCCTCTTGCTGGCCCAGGTGTCATTCTGTGCTGACAACATCATTCCCCACTTTTTCTGTAGCCTCCCCAACCTACTCAAGCTGTCCTGTTCAGACACCTCTCTCAATGAGCTGGTCATATTCACTGTAGGGGCTGCAGTTGTTGTTTTCCCATTGAGTGGCATCCTGGTCTCTTATGGCCACATTGGTGTCTCCATCCTGAGGGTTCCCTCTACTAAAGGGATCTGCAAAGCCttgtccacctgtggctcccacctctctgtggtgtctctgtTCTATGGGACAATTATGGCCCTGTACCTTTCCTCCTCATCAGGCCAGTCCCATGACAAAGACATCATTGCTTCCTTGATGTACActgtggtcacccccatgctgaaccctttcatctacagcctCAGAAACAGAGACATGGCATTGGCTCTGAGGATTCTTTTCAgaaacaataacttttttttacaaCTGAGAATCATCTAA